From the Chryseobacterium sp. G0201 genome, the window GAGTTTTCATTAAATGAATTAAAAAAACGAAGAAGTTCTTCTTTCTGATTATGCTGAAAAGAATATCCTATGCTTTTTTCTTTTACCAGTAGATCTATTTCGCTATTTTTCTCTCCTAAATATAAAATAGGTTTTCCTGCAGAAAGAATATTATACGTTTTTGAAGGTACCCCTAAACCGAACATTCCTTCAGCCAGACTTATAAAAGCGACATCCGCTTTATTCAGAACAGAAAGTTGTTCTTCCCTTGAATAAGCATCACCGAAATAAACATTCTGCATTTTATTGAGTTCAACATATTCTTTCATTTTTTGCTTCACAGCACCTTCGCCTACAAAATAAAAAGCCAATTTATCATTAGTTACCATTTTAATGATCTCTAATAATTCTAAAAGTCCCTGTACTCTTCCAATATTTCCTGCATATTGAAAAACTACTTTATCTTTTAAAGAAGAATTGTTTTCAAAAACTTCATCTTTAGAAAGTGGACGAATATTTTCTGTATCTCCCCAGTTTTCTATAATCTCAATCTTTGGATTATTTTTGAATCTTTGGGTCTTATTTTCAATCATTATTTGCATATCTCTTCCCAAAACAATTAATCTATCTGCCTTAGAATATGCTTTATCAAAAATGCTCCTTAAAATCTTATATAAAAAAGAACTTTCAGATTTA encodes:
- a CDS encoding glycosyltransferase family 4 protein gives rise to the protein MKNLWIATELFYPEETSTSFILTKIANQLSDKYSVKVVCGDPVYDKNNKSESFTLNSNVFVHRIKGFTGNKDSLISRSLRFIFLSFSIFFYLFKNVKKGEKVFIVTNPAPLILLISILKRLKKIELIILVHDVFPENTIPAGIIKSESSFLYKILRSIFDKAYSKADRLIVLGRDMQIMIENKTQRFKNNPKIEIIENWGDTENIRPLSKDEVFENNSSLKDKVVFQYAGNIGRVQGLLELLEIIKMVTNDKLAFYFVGEGAVKQKMKEYVELNKMQNVYFGDAYSREEQLSVLNKADVAFISLAEGMFGLGVPSKTYNILSAGKPILYLGEKNSEIDLLVKEKSIGYSFQHNQKEELLRFFNSFNENSVLDLKIKKENARKVAEQEFSEQIILNKFYQTI